From Rubrobacter calidifluminis, one genomic window encodes:
- the lepB gene encoding signal peptidase I gives MSDNLSHQGKRPERRGRFGGPVGEFVIILVVAFVLVFGVVRPFIVEAYRIPSASMEPTLMIGDRVLANKFIYRFEPPKRGQIVIFKDPNGSGEDLIKRVVGVAGDTIQIKHGVLYVDGVAQKEPYIHKNPCVPGRPRTCSFGPVRVPPGHFFAMGDNRANSFDSRFFGPVPDSDLQGEAFLIFWPPGQVRWL, from the coding sequence ATGAGCGATAATCTCTCACACCAGGGCAAGCGGCCGGAGCGTCGCGGCAGGTTCGGCGGGCCGGTCGGCGAGTTTGTCATCATCCTCGTCGTCGCCTTCGTTCTGGTCTTCGGGGTGGTCAGGCCGTTCATCGTCGAGGCGTACCGCATCCCCTCCGCGAGCATGGAGCCGACGTTGATGATCGGCGACAGGGTGCTGGCGAACAAGTTCATCTACCGCTTCGAGCCGCCGAAGCGGGGCCAGATCGTGATCTTCAAGGACCCGAACGGGAGCGGCGAAGACCTCATAAAGCGCGTCGTCGGCGTCGCCGGCGATACGATCCAGATAAAACACGGCGTGCTCTACGTAGACGGGGTCGCGCAGAAAGAGCCTTACATCCACAAGAACCCCTGCGTCCCGGGGAGACCCAGAACCTGCTCCTTCGGTCCGGTCAGGGTGCCGCCCGGCCACTTCTTCGCGATGGGGGACAACCGGGCGAACTCCTTCGACTCGCGCTTCTTCGGGCCGGTACCCGACAGCGACTTGCAGGGCGAGGCCTTCCTCATCTTCTGGCCTCCGGGACAGGTGCGCTGGCTCTAG
- the lepB gene encoding signal peptidase I, translating into MAARDPYRRFETSSGRRIGAPGFSLVLTAVLAALFWVLGPLVVGVYWIPTGSMIPTLRPGDEVLANEFVYRFEPPKRGQIVIFRNPEDPGGAPLIKRIVGLPGDTIQIRRGVLYVDGAPRREPYVNRGEPAPFGPVTVPPGRVFVLGDNRTDSEDSRYFGAVPERDLEGEVFLVFWPPGHFGWL; encoded by the coding sequence GTGGCGGCGAGAGACCCCTACCGGCGCTTCGAGACCTCGTCCGGACGGAGGATCGGGGCGCCGGGCTTCTCGCTCGTCCTCACCGCGGTTCTGGCTGCTCTCTTCTGGGTGCTCGGACCGCTCGTCGTCGGGGTCTACTGGATCCCGACGGGGAGTATGATCCCGACGCTGCGGCCCGGCGACGAGGTTCTGGCGAACGAGTTCGTCTACCGCTTCGAGCCGCCGAAGCGGGGGCAGATCGTGATCTTCCGAAATCCCGAAGACCCGGGCGGCGCTCCCCTGATCAAACGCATCGTCGGGCTGCCGGGGGACACCATCCAGATAAGACGCGGCGTGCTCTACGTGGATGGCGCTCCCCGGAGGGAGCCCTACGTGAACCGTGGTGAGCCTGCACCCTTCGGCCCCGTCACCGTGCCTCCGGGGAGGGTCTTCGTCCTGGGGGACAACCGCACCGACTCCGAGGACTCCCGCTACTTCGGGGCGGTCCCGGAGAGGGATCTGGAGGGTGAGGTCTTCCTCGTCTTCTGGCCACCAGGGCACTTCGGCTGGCTGTGA
- a CDS encoding cation-efflux pump, with the protein MGRQEDRERLEKDRATFVSVGASLFLACLKLAVGLLTGSLGLLAEAAHSGLDFVSSLITFVSVRVARRPADEEHPYGHERFENLSAVIQGVLLLVTAAWIAYEAAIRLLLEGSHVRPTPAAFGVMLFAIATDLWRSRILLGVARRYRSRALEADALNFRADLLSSSAVIVGLTLVALGRATGIGILANADALAALAVAGIILYKATELLFSSVNVLLDRAPKEMEERVRSAASSVPGVIDAPSVRLRESGSRTFADVVITVPRTISAPEAHEISERVEEAVRGVDPRAESVVHTEPVVTDTETLAEAIHATGLEMGLRTHHERVQRSGEHLEASLHLEVSPELTLGEAHALANRLGRAVRGRYPQLSRVNTHIEVAEPEPAGEAKEITSELPHLASEIKRVAEGVGRGAGCHEVRLYRSEDGVDAVLHCDFPGSENVGEVHAQTERMEQAIRGRFPDLEHVVIHAEPRDDPPTGRDPRE; encoded by the coding sequence ATGGGCCGGCAGGAAGACAGAGAGCGGCTGGAGAAGGACCGGGCGACCTTCGTCTCGGTGGGGGCATCCCTCTTCCTCGCGTGCCTGAAGCTCGCGGTGGGGCTCCTCACCGGGAGCCTCGGGCTCCTGGCCGAGGCTGCACACTCCGGGCTCGATTTCGTCTCCTCGCTCATAACCTTCGTATCGGTACGCGTGGCCCGCAGGCCGGCGGACGAGGAGCACCCCTACGGGCACGAGCGGTTCGAGAACCTCTCGGCCGTCATACAGGGGGTGCTGCTTCTGGTGACGGCGGCCTGGATCGCCTATGAGGCGGCGATCCGGCTCCTGCTCGAAGGTAGCCACGTGCGTCCCACCCCGGCGGCGTTCGGGGTGATGCTCTTCGCGATCGCTACCGACCTCTGGCGCTCGCGGATCCTGCTCGGGGTCGCCCGGCGCTACCGCAGCCGGGCGCTCGAGGCCGACGCGCTGAATTTCCGGGCCGACCTGTTGAGCTCCTCCGCCGTCATCGTCGGGCTCACGCTGGTCGCGCTCGGGAGGGCCACCGGGATCGGTATCCTGGCGAACGCCGACGCGCTGGCCGCGCTCGCCGTTGCCGGGATAATCCTCTACAAGGCCACGGAGCTGCTCTTCAGTTCGGTCAACGTGCTGCTCGATCGGGCGCCGAAGGAGATGGAGGAGAGGGTGCGCAGCGCCGCCTCCTCCGTCCCCGGCGTCATCGACGCCCCGTCCGTGCGCCTGCGGGAGTCCGGCAGCCGTACCTTCGCCGACGTGGTGATAACCGTGCCGCGGACGATCAGCGCCCCGGAGGCGCACGAGATCTCCGAGCGTGTCGAGGAGGCGGTGCGCGGCGTCGACCCGCGCGCCGAGAGCGTGGTGCACACCGAGCCGGTCGTCACCGACACCGAGACGCTCGCCGAGGCGATCCACGCGACGGGCCTCGAGATGGGCCTGAGGACCCACCACGAGCGGGTGCAGCGCTCCGGGGAGCATCTGGAGGCTTCGCTGCACCTGGAGGTCTCTCCGGAGCTCACCCTCGGGGAGGCCCACGCGCTCGCCAACAGGCTCGGCCGGGCGGTGCGCGGACGGTACCCGCAGCTGAGCCGGGTGAACACCCACATCGAGGTCGCCGAACCGGAGCCTGCGGGGGAGGCGAAGGAGATCACCTCCGAGCTGCCCCACCTTGCCTCGGAGATAAAGCGGGTGGCGGAAGGGGTGGGGAGGGGAGCAGGCTGCCACGAGGTGCGGCTGTATCGCTCGGAGGACGGTGTGGACGCCGTGCTCCACTGCGATTTCCCCGGTTCGGAGAACGTGGGGGAGGTGCACGCCCAGACCGAACGTATGGAGCAGGCGATACGGGGGCGGTTCCCGGATCTCGAGCACGTCGTCATCCACGCCGAGCCCCGAGACGATCCTCCGACCGGTCGGGATCCCCGGGAGTGA
- a CDS encoding DedA family protein — MVEAILQPLVQWVTGTIGVYGLLAVFLLMILESTGIPIPSEAISPFAGYLVFAGKMSFFWAVTAGVAGNMVGSWIAYAIGATGGRGLWLRYGRFVGVRAHHLATAEKWFERYGEIVVFVGRILPVVRTFISFPAGAAKMNLVRFSAYTLLGCIPWVTALTYFGYFLGRNWERVGSYLHYLDYLVVLGVVLAVAYLLWRRFSARTPKA, encoded by the coding sequence ATGGTCGAAGCCATCCTGCAGCCCCTCGTTCAGTGGGTCACCGGGACGATAGGCGTCTACGGACTGCTCGCGGTCTTCTTGCTGATGATCCTGGAGAGCACAGGCATACCCATCCCTTCCGAGGCGATCTCGCCGTTCGCCGGGTATCTGGTCTTCGCCGGCAAGATGAGCTTCTTCTGGGCGGTGACCGCCGGGGTGGCGGGCAACATGGTCGGCTCCTGGATCGCCTACGCCATCGGCGCGACCGGCGGCCGGGGGCTCTGGCTTCGCTACGGGCGCTTCGTCGGCGTCCGGGCGCACCACCTGGCCACCGCCGAGAAGTGGTTCGAGCGCTACGGGGAGATCGTCGTCTTCGTCGGGCGTATCCTGCCGGTGGTGCGAACGTTCATCTCCTTCCCGGCCGGAGCGGCGAAGATGAACCTCGTCCGGTTCTCCGCCTACACCCTGCTCGGGTGCATCCCGTGGGTCACCGCGCTCACCTACTTCGGCTACTTCCTCGGGCGCAACTGGGAGCGGGTCGGCTCCTACCTGCACTACCTGGACTATCTGGTCGTCCTCGGCGTGGTCCTCGCGGTCGCTTACCTGCTCTGGCGGCGCTTCTCCGCCCGCACCCCGAAGGCCTGA